From a single Drosophila sulfurigaster albostrigata strain 15112-1811.04 chromosome 3, ASM2355843v2, whole genome shotgun sequence genomic region:
- the LOC133844373 gene encoding peroxisomal membrane protein PMP34 — MVAQSKLSQVFSYQNWVHAVSGAAGGCIAMSTFYPLDTVRSRLQLEESGEVRSTRQVIKEIVLGEGFQSLYRGLGPVLQSLCISNFVYFYTFHALKLVASNGVKGQQSALKDLLLGSIAGIINVFTTTPFWVVNTRLRMRNVAGTSDEVNKHYKNLLQGLKYVAKTEGIAGLWAGTIPSLMLVSNPALQFMMYELLKRNIMTFTGGEIGSLGFFVIGAIAKAFATVLTYPLQLVQTKQRHRTNDSTNTPSTSQQASKSKTPSMLELMVSILQHQGIAGLFRGLEAKILQTVLTAALMFMAYEKIAGTVKLLLKRGA, encoded by the exons atggTGGCTCAATCGAAACTTAGCCAAGTGTTCAGCTATCAAAACTGGGTGCATGCCGTCTCTGGAGCAGCG GGCGGCTGCATAGCGATGAGCACATTCTACCCCCTGGATACAGTACGATCACGTTTACAAT TGGAAGAGAGCGGCGAAGTGCGCAGCACACGACAAGTTATAAAGGAGATTGTGCTGGGCGAAGGATTCCAATCACTGTATCGCGGACTTGGTCCAGTGCTCCAGAGCTTGTGCATTtcgaattttgtttatttctacACATTCCATGCCCTCAAGCTGGTCGCTTCGAATGGCGTCAAAGGACAACAGAGCGCCTTGAAGGATCTGCTGCTAGGCAGCATTGCGGGCATCATCAATGTGTTCACCACCACACCCTTTTGGGTGGTCAACACGCGGTTGCGCATGCGCAATGTCGCAGGCACTTCGGATGAGGTGAACAAGCACTACAAGAATCTGCTGCAGGGCCTCAAGTATGTGGCCAAAACCGAAGGCATTGCCGGTCTTTGGGCAGGCACAATTCCATCGCTGATGCTCGTCTCGAATCCGGCTTTGCAGTTCATGATGTATGAGCTACTGAAGAGGAATATAATGACATTCACAGGCGGTGAAATTGGCAGCTTGGGCTTCTTTGTCATTGGTGCCATTGCCAAAGCATTTGCCACCGTGTTGACTTATCCACTGCAGCTGGTGCAGACGAAGCAACGCCATCGCACCAACGATTCAACAAATACACCCTCGACTTCACAGCAGGCGAGCAAGAGCAAGACGCCCAGCATGCTGGAGCTGATGGTCAGCATATTGCAGCATCAAGGTATCGCTGGACTCTTCCGTGGATTAGAGGCGAAGATCCTGCAGACTGTCTTGACAGCGGCGTTGATGTTTATGGCCTACGAGAAGATTGCGGGTACAGTGAAGCTGCTGCTAAAGCGCGGCGCTTGA